One part of the Hydra vulgaris chromosome 01, alternate assembly HydraT2T_AEP genome encodes these proteins:
- the LOC136074405 gene encoding uncharacterized protein LOC136074405 produces the protein MSVLTTKRRVRTMNVNSIKKIFDQANDLMEDVNHNENLSELINLRETANDRFERIKILDDEISILIDDADELQINDDLAIDFTLSFKRENSKISNFLNKFSIKSNDDASSTVTFKSNKMIKLPTLKIEAFDGNWENWQPFWENFDCAINKNDDLSNIQKMTYLRNLVQGQAYSAINGLSLSNDNYITALDILKQRFSNKQLTVSFYMKKLLKLERINNIKNISSLRNLLDTVEIQIRSLENIGINSSMYGSLLVPIILEKLPEELNLIISRKLDEDGTWEIKDVFDILKSELRAREHINSSNANTLPFTASTFHSSDNSNSKYDKKAYNYKRNDSYSPVCLFCDNNHKSHQCKLVTNITARKKILSDKKCCFRCLSNKHYSNKCSSKLKCFKCNRFHHVSICDSDNRDKHNNNKDSELTSVASTSFLSASKSVLQPTETVLLQTAIATVKNQDHSRFATCRILFDNCSQLSYVTPETCAKLNLKRINSKEINIKTFGHGSISEVLDRVRVSIKSIYGYFISIECFVKDICSPLSGQHINIARNNYKHLKGLKLADHNNSKENLSVDILIGANFYWKFIENSIIRGATGPVAIKSKLGYLISGPMIVNRDQFDYSTVLTSHVLKVASDFNREQVLIKNDFNLLWDDSKISESDKIVYENFQKNIKFNGLMYEVELPFKTDHPVIGDNYHLCKSRFLALEKKLASDRDLFASYNNIIKDQLSKGIIEKVSNFESNIGDVHYLPHRPVIREDKLTSKVRIVFDASACTSGPSLNECLFSGPSLTTSLYSILLRFRAKRIAIIADIEKAFLNIALAEKHRDFVRFLWYKDLFDLDNDNLKSADLSVYRLCRVLFGVTSSPFLLSATLINHAKHYAANDFEFSKKLIQSLHVDDFNASFDSVAEGLLFYNNAKSCLREGNFYLRKFESNSMELNSLIKEDNPTSSDITKVLGLKWDKIEDNFIFSFQDLLYLVHNKPSKRSILRFIASFYDPLGLVNPIIVRCKILFQSICKIKLGWNSLIGDDILIEWNDIVNDLGSVPFICVPRWYSKCVDKIQNIKFELYGFCDASLKAYGCCIYLRSSAEGVANSCLVTSKSRVSPLLKNTIPKLELRAMLLLANLFIVVYKELSCVLNISCIKLFSDSIICLNWVNNVNKKYEAFVQKRLEKIRSLYDINFWSYIESERNPADIISRGCRFSTFQKNDLWFKGPSFLFNDFISWPSFDLSKQGDSLSEVATLITSEHSIVNLDFMNIKNFKTYDRLLKVTALVLRFVRIIKKEFNNDFYTITTLELNNAELLWIKFIQKSIFNSESYNQLKRDLGFFTDNELIRCKGRLSNAPIPFDSKFPIYLPIKSYFSNLIILHYHYITKHGGVKETLNELRTKFWLSKSRSLIKTIIRNCHVCRRFDSKPYKYPNSPPLPLSRVSDNYAFKYVGVDLCGPIMIKNIYESNMMYKAWIFVATCCSTRFLYLDLVPDCSAEACIRGLRRFISRFGAPLQFISDNGSNFSAEETQSFTSLRRIRWCFNVPAAPWWGGVFERMIRTTKRVIKKVLGTSRVTYEEMTTILAEIVVTINNRPITFLYDVPGDEPLTPNHLVFGRKLPLESANLNNLLPTDQFDDKQKYLHQKAILDFYWHIWKGEYLTSLRELHKSVTHRSWGFQMKVGDVVIIDDPKVPRSVWKMGVIQRLRYSNDGQVRAAEIRVISGDRSVIIKRTANKLYLLERHYDIKEQSTQVTFVSEKNIEILKNNLKVPAAVLR, from the coding sequence ATGTCTGTACTAACAACAAAAAGAAGAGTGCGAACTATGAATGTCAATTCTATTAAGAAAATATTCGATCAGGCAAACGATTTAATGGAAGACGTTAACcataatgaaaatttatcagAACTTATTAATCTAAGAGAAACGGCGAATGATAGATTTGAGAGAATTAAGATTTTAGATGatgaaatttcaattttaattgatGACGCGGATGAGTTACAAATTAACGATGATTTAGCTATTGACTTTACATTAAGCTTTAAAAGAGAGAATTcaaaaataagcaattttttaaataaattttctattaaatctAACGATGATGCGAGTTCTACagtaacatttaaaagtaataaaatgattaaGCTTCCAACCTTGAAAATTGAAGCATTTGACGGCAATTGGGAAAATTGGCAACCCTTTTGGGAAAATTTCGACTGTGCGATAAATAAAAACGATGACCTAagtaatattcaaaaaatgacttattTAAGGAACTTGGTTCAAGGTCAAGCATATTCAGCTATTAATGGTCTGTCGCTTTCTAACGATAATTACATTACAGCTTTAGATATTCTAAAACAAAGATTTTCGAATAAACAATTGACAGTttctttttatatgaaaaaattattaaagcttGAACGcattaacaatatcaaaaatataagttCTTTGCGAAATCTTCTAGATACTGTGGAAATTCAGATACGTAGTCTAGAAAATATTGGTATTAATTCCTCGATGTATGGGTCTTTACTTGTACCAATAATACTTGAAAAGCTTCCAGAGGAGCTCAATTTAATTATTAGTCGTAAATTAGATGAAGATGGAACCTGGGAAATTAAAGATGTGTtcgatattttaaaatctgaGTTAAGAGCGCGAGAACACATAAATTCTTCTAACGCAAATACTTTACCTTTCACTGCCAGTACGTTTCATTCGAGTGATAATTCAAATAGTAAATACGATAAGAaagcttataattataaaagaaatgatTCTTATTCACCTGTGTGTTTATTTTGCGATAATAACCACAAATCGCATCAGTGTAAATTAGTAACTAACATTACGGCTAGAAAAAAGATTCTAAGTGATAAAAAGTGTTGTTTTCGTTGTCTTAGTAATAAACATTATAGCAATAAGTgttcatcaaaattaaaatgttttaaatgcaatCGATTTCATCATGTATCTATTTGTGACAGTGACAATAGAGATAAACATAATAACAACAAAGACAGCGAGTTGACTTCAGTAGCGAGTACATCTTTTCTTTCTGCTTCTAAATCTGTTCTTCAACCTACTGAAACCGTATTGTTACAAACAGCAATAGCTACTGTTAAAAATCAAGATCATTCCAGATTTGCTACATGCcgaattttatttgataattgttcGCAACTAAGCTACGTAACTCCTGAGACTTGTGCCAAACTTAACCTAAAACGTATTAATAGTAAagaaattaacattaaaacatttgGGCACGGTAGCATTTCTGAAGTCTTAGATAGAGTGAGAGTTTCTATCAAAAGTATTTAtggttattttataagtattgaATGTTTCGTAAAGGATATATGTTCCCCTTTAAGTGGGCAGCATATTAATATAGCAcgtaataattataaacatctTAAGGGTCTTAAATTAGCCGATcataataattctaaagaaaatttatcagtTGACATTTTAATAGGAGCAAACTTTTATTGgaagtttatagaaaattctattATTAGGGGAGCTACTGGTCCCGTAGCGATTAAATCTAAATTAGGATATTTAATAAGTGGTCCCATGATAGTTAATAGGGATCAATTTGATTATTCAACTGTTTTAACTTCTCATGTTTTAAAGGTTGCGTCTGATTTCAATAGGGaacaagttttaattaaaaatgactttaatttaTTATGGGATGATTCCAAAATTAGTGAAAGTGATAAGATTGTTTATGaaaactttcagaaaaatattaagtttaatgGTTTAATGTATGAAGTTGAATTGCCTTTTAAAACAGATCATCCGGTGATAGGCGACAATTACCATTTATGCAAGTCTAGGTTTTTAGCATTAGAGAAAAAACTTGCAAGCGATAGAGATTTATTTGCAtcttacaataatattattaaggaTCAATTATCTAAAGGCATTATTGAGAAAGTCTctaattttgaatcaaatattGGTGACGTTCACTATTTACCTCACCGCCCTGTAATACGTGAAGATAAACTAACTTCAAAAGTGCGTATAGTTTTCGATGCAAGTGCTTGCACATCTGGTCCTTCGTTAAATGAGTGTCTATTTTCAGGACCATCACTTACAACTTCATTATATAGTATACTTTTACGTTTTCGTGCAAAGCGGATCGCTATAATTGCCGATATTGAGAAAGCTTTTTTAAACATCGCATTAGCTGAAAAGCATCGTGACTTTGTAAGATTTCTATGGTACAAAGACTTATTTGATTTAGacaatgataatttaaaaagtgctgATTTAAGTGTTTATCGATTGTGTCGAGTTTTGTTTGGCGTGACTTCTTCTCCTTTCTTATTATCTGCGACCTTAATTAATCACGCTAAACATTATGCTGCGAACGATTTTGAATTTAGCAAGAAATTAATTCAATCGTTACATGTAGATGATTTTAATGCAAGTTTCGATTCTGTTGCCGAAggacttttattttataataatgcgaAATCGTGTTTAAGAGAAGGAAATTTTTACCTTAGGAAATTCGAGTCAAATTCAATGGAGCTTAATAGTTTAATCAAAGAGGACAATCCAACCTCAAGTGACATAACAAAAGTTCTTGGTTTAAAATGGGATAAAATTGaagataactttattttttcctttcaggatttattatatttagtgCACAATAAACCTTCTAAAAGAAGTATTCTTAGATTCATTGCAAGTTTTTATGATCCTTTGGGATTAGTGAATCCCATTATTGTAAGATGTAAGATATTATTTCAGTCGATTTGTAAGATAAAGTTAGGTTGGAATTCACTTATAGGAGATGATATATTGATTGAATGGAATGATATTGTTAATGATTTAGGTTCAGTACCTTTTATCTGTGTTCCAAGATGGTATAGTAAGTGTGTAGACAAGATccaaaacattaaatttgaattatatGGTTTTTGCGATGCGAGCCTAAAAGCGTATGGGtgttgtatttatttaaggAGTAGCGCTGAGGGAGTTGCGAATTCTTGTCTAGTTACTTCTAAATCTAGAGTTTCTCCTTTGCTTAAAAATACTATTCCTAAGTTAGAATTAAGGGCAATGTTATTATTAGCtaatttgtttatagttgtatataaagaattatcttgtgttttaaatatttcttgcATCAAGTTATTTTCTGATTCTATTATTTGTCTTAATTGGGtaaacaatgtaaataaaaaatatgaagcaTTTGTTCAGAAACGCTTAGAAAAAATTCGTTCTTTGTatgatattaatttttggaGTTATATTGAAAGTGAAAGAAATCCTGCGGATATTATATCTCGCGGATGTAGATTTagtacttttcaaaaaaacgaCCTTTGGTTTAAAGGTCCAAGTTTTCTattcaatgattttatttcatggCCTTCATTTGATTTAAGCAAGCAAGGAGATTCTCTGTCTGAAGTCGCAACTTTAATTACTTCAGAACATTCTATagttaatttagattttatgaatatcaagaattttaaaacatacgATCGTCTTCTTAAGGTTACAGCTTTAGTTTTACGTTTTGTtcgcattattaaaaaagaattcaataatgatttttatacaataactACTTTAGAACTAAATAATGCGGAATTGTTGTGGATTAAATTTATTCagaaaagcatttttaataGTGAGTCTTACAACCAACTTAAAAGAGATTTAGGATTTTTTACTGATAATGAATTAATTCGTTGTAAAGGTCGTCTTAGTAACGCACCGATTCCCTTTGATTCTAAGTTTCCTATATACTTACCTATTAAGAGttacttttcaaatttaattatattacattatcaTTATATTACTAAACATGGTGGTGTTAAAGAAACATTAAATGAATTGAGAACTAAGTTTTGGTTGTCAAAATCTCGTAGTCTAATTAAGACTATAATTAGAAATTGTCACGTTTGCAGAAGATTTGACAGTAAACCCTATAAATATCCGAATTCTCCGCCTCTACCCTTATCGAGAGTTAGTGATAATTATGCGTTTAAGTACGTTGGAGTAGATCTTTGCGGTCcaattatgattaaaaacatttatgaatCTAATATGATGTACAAAGCGTGGATATTTGTCGCTACATGTTGTAGTACACGTTTTCTTTATTTAGATTTGGTGCCCGATTGTTCAGCGGAAGCTTGCATTCGTGGTCTTCGGCGCTTTATTAGTCGCTTTGGCGCACCCTTACAATTCATAAGTGATAATGGTTCTAACTTCTCTGCGGAAGAAACTCAAAGCTTCACGAGTTTACGACGTATACGATGGTGTTTTAACGTTCCAGCAGCTCCTTGGTGGGGAGGGGTATTCGAAAGAATGATCCGAACCACCAAAAGAGTGATTAAAAAAGTGCTTGGAACATCAAGAGTAACTTACGAAGAAATGACTACAATTCTGGCTGAAATTGTTGTTACTATCAATAACCGGCCGATTACATTTCTTTACGATGTGCCTGGTGACGAACCACTAACCCCAAATCATCTCGTGTTTGGGAGGAAATTACCTTTAGAATCTGCGAATCTTAATAACCTTTTACCTACAGACCAATTCGATgataagcaaaaatatttacaccAAAAAGcaattttggatttttattgGCATATCTGGAAAGGAGAATATTTAACAAGTTTACGAGAATTGCATAAAAGCGTGACACATCGAAGTTGGGGATTTCAAATGAAAGTCGGCGATGTTGTGATAATCGACGATCCAAAGGTTCCACGTTCAGTGTGGAAAATGGGCGTTATACAAAGGTTGCGATATTCAAATGATGGTCAAGTACGTGCTGCCGAAATACGTGTCATCTCTGGCGATAGAtctgttattattaaaagaacagCAAATAAACTTTATCTGTTAGAAAGACATTACGATATTAAAGAGCAATCAACTCAAGTAACATTTGTGAGTGAAAAgaacattgaaattttaaaaaacaacttaaaagtgCCGGCCGCAGTGTTGCGTTAG
- the LOC136074404 gene encoding uncharacterized protein LOC136074404 produces MPVPHRDRPQSSRPHKKPPSYELTSEDNVAFIQERTKPITKKAAKEKETSKEKKQKKTVKQKVIKKKKESKKEKKQKEEDICKYCGFAYGEATDPLIDDEWIECDACRDWLHESCIEITVRGQLCTDCVQTTTK; encoded by the coding sequence ATGCCAGTGCCACACAGAGATCGACCACAAAGCAGTCGGCCACATAAGAAACCACCATCTTATGAATTGACATCAGAAGATAATGTAGCATTTATTCAAGAAAGAACCAaaccaataacaaaaaaagcagcTAAAGAGAAAGAGACCAGCAAAGAAAAGAAACAGAAGAAAACTGTTAAACAGAAggttataaagaaaaagaaagaatccaaaaaagaaaagaaacaaaaagaagagGACATTTGCAAATATTGTGGGTTTGCATATGGTGAAGCAACTGATCCTCTCATTGATGATGAATGGATTGAGTGTGACGCGTGCCGTGATTGGTTACATGAGAGCTGTATCGAAATAACCGTGCGTGGACAACTATGTACTGATTGTGTTCAAACAACAACTAAGTAA